Proteins co-encoded in one Dyella japonica A8 genomic window:
- the moeB gene encoding molybdopterin-synthase adenylyltransferase MoeB: MTSLNRDRWLDSLRASIPEISPAEALAGQAQGGLLIDVREDGERAGGTPVGAVGLSRGFLELRIEQIEADRDRSLLVLCGSGQRSLLAAEALQRMGYARVASVAGGFQRWKAEGLPIAAAAMDSDAAERYARQLQLPQVGEAGQAKLTAARVALLGAGGLGAPAALYLAAAGVGQLTLIDDDRVERSNLHRQIIHADARVGMLKTESARIALSALNPRVRVEIRNERLQADNVERLLADHDVIIDGADNFPARYLVAAASQRLRLPMVYGAVERFTGQVSVFDPRRADSPCYRCLFPEPPAAVDAPNCSEAGVLGVLPGIVGLLQATEALKLILAMGEPLVGRLLHVDALGMRFRETRLPRDPACPGCGKAAVFQGYQDLVELCASAG, translated from the coding sequence GCTGGATTCCCTGCGGGCCAGCATTCCCGAGATTTCCCCCGCCGAGGCACTCGCGGGGCAGGCGCAAGGCGGCCTGTTGATCGACGTGCGTGAGGACGGCGAGCGCGCCGGCGGCACGCCGGTGGGCGCGGTGGGTTTGTCCCGTGGTTTCCTTGAACTGCGCATTGAACAGATCGAGGCGGATCGCGATCGTTCCCTCCTCGTGTTGTGCGGCAGTGGCCAGCGCTCGCTGCTGGCGGCCGAAGCGCTGCAGCGCATGGGGTACGCCCGGGTAGCATCGGTGGCCGGCGGCTTCCAGCGCTGGAAGGCCGAGGGCTTGCCGATCGCCGCAGCGGCCATGGACAGCGACGCCGCCGAGCGGTACGCGCGACAGTTGCAGTTGCCGCAGGTGGGCGAAGCGGGGCAGGCAAAACTGACGGCGGCGCGCGTGGCGCTGCTGGGCGCCGGTGGCCTGGGTGCGCCGGCGGCGCTCTATCTGGCGGCTGCCGGCGTTGGGCAGCTCACCCTGATCGACGACGATCGCGTCGAGCGCTCCAACCTGCATCGGCAGATCATCCATGCAGATGCCCGCGTGGGCATGCTTAAGACGGAATCCGCACGGATCGCGCTGTCCGCACTCAATCCTCGCGTGCGGGTAGAGATTCGCAACGAGCGCCTGCAGGCCGACAACGTCGAGCGTCTGTTGGCGGATCACGACGTGATCATCGATGGCGCGGACAATTTCCCGGCGCGTTACCTGGTGGCCGCTGCCTCACAGCGCCTGCGGCTTCCAATGGTTTACGGAGCGGTCGAGCGTTTCACCGGGCAGGTCAGCGTGTTCGATCCACGTCGCGCGGATTCGCCGTGTTATCGCTGCCTGTTCCCCGAGCCACCCGCAGCCGTGGATGCGCCCAATTGCAGCGAGGCGGGGGTGCTTGGCGTGCTGCCCGGCATCGTTGGCCTGTTGCAGGCAACCGAGGCACTCAAGCTCATCCTTGCCATGGGCGAGCCGCTGGTCGGGCGCCTGCTGCATGTCGATGCGCTGGGCATGCGTTTCCGCGAGACGCGCTTGCCCCGTGATCCCGCTTGCCCCGGTTGCGGCAAGGCCGCTGTGTTCCAGGGCTACCAGGATCTGGTGGAGCTCTGCGCGTCGGCAGGCTGA
- a CDS encoding GNAT family N-acetyltransferase, with protein sequence MADTMDITTPFELDAQGIRLRAWQPGDAQALFEAARESIASVSPWLPWLHEGYSQDDSANWIEACRSARERGDAYTFGIFDADGRVLGDVGLNRIDPKRGSANLGYWVRESAQGQGVAARAAKALAAFGFDVLGLVRIEIVVAVDNKASRSTAQHLGAYFDGMSPNRIMLQGEASPAAVYSLLPPEQGETSPGPVLEEGKLRLRPFRHSDAPALHASLHESMESISRFLSWCTPGFSMEDGLHWITKTRLAWHGIGDQRAVAIVNRETDELMGSIVLNNWQSDNGTANVGCWIRRSCQDHGVGTNAVRLLARHVLHKTELKRLEMVIATDNLASRRGAEKSGAQFEGIARKRLMLRGEALDAAIYSLVASDLD encoded by the coding sequence GTGGCTGACACGATGGACATCACCACCCCTTTCGAGCTGGACGCCCAGGGCATTCGCCTGCGCGCCTGGCAACCCGGCGATGCCCAAGCCCTGTTCGAGGCGGCACGCGAATCCATTGCCTCCGTATCACCCTGGCTGCCCTGGCTGCATGAAGGCTATAGCCAGGACGACAGCGCAAACTGGATCGAGGCCTGCCGATCCGCCCGCGAACGTGGCGATGCCTATACCTTCGGCATCTTTGACGCGGATGGCCGGGTACTGGGCGACGTCGGCCTCAACCGCATCGATCCCAAACGGGGTAGCGCCAATCTCGGCTACTGGGTGCGCGAGTCGGCCCAGGGGCAAGGCGTGGCGGCACGCGCGGCCAAGGCCCTCGCTGCGTTCGGGTTCGACGTGCTGGGGCTGGTCCGCATCGAGATTGTCGTTGCGGTCGACAACAAGGCGAGTCGAAGCACCGCGCAGCACCTGGGTGCCTACTTCGACGGTATGTCGCCCAACCGCATCATGCTTCAGGGAGAGGCCAGCCCCGCCGCGGTGTATTCGCTGCTGCCTCCCGAGCAGGGCGAGACGTCGCCGGGCCCGGTCCTGGAAGAAGGCAAGCTGCGCCTGCGCCCATTCCGCCACAGTGACGCGCCTGCGCTGCACGCATCCCTGCATGAATCCATGGAGAGCATCAGCCGCTTCCTGAGCTGGTGCACTCCCGGCTTCAGCATGGAGGACGGCCTGCACTGGATCACGAAGACGCGTCTGGCTTGGCACGGCATTGGCGATCAACGCGCCGTTGCCATCGTCAACCGCGAGACGGACGAATTGATGGGCAGCATCGTGCTCAACAACTGGCAGTCCGACAACGGCACGGCCAATGTCGGCTGCTGGATACGACGAAGCTGCCAGGACCATGGCGTGGGGACCAATGCAGTACGTCTGCTGGCCAGACATGTGCTGCACAAAACGGAATTGAAGCGACTGGAAATGGTGATCGCCACCGACAACCTGGCCAGCCGCCGCGGCGCCGAGAAATCAGGTGCACAGTTCGAGGGTATCGCCCGCAAACGACTCATGCTGCGCGGGGAAGCCTTGGACGCGGCGATCTATTCGCTTGTTGCCAGCGATCTGGACTGA
- the folD gene encoding bifunctional methylenetetrahydrofolate dehydrogenase/methenyltetrahydrofolate cyclohydrolase FolD: MTARILDGKRIAQELMDRIGQRVAERQAKGLDVPGLAVVLVGDDAASSVYVRNKRKACHQVGFRSFDFDLPSSTTQDELIALIDRLNADPAVHGILVQSPLPDHIDEDALVDRIDPGKDVDGFQAVNVGRLALRRFGLRPCTPRGVMTLLGHTDRPVRGQHAVVVGVSNHVGRPLALELLIAGCTTTCCHKFTRDLESFVRQADIVIVAVGKPGLVKGEWIKPGAVVIDVGINRLEDGRLVGDVDFAPAAERASWITPVPGGVGPMTVATLLENTLEAAEARDVAHHG; the protein is encoded by the coding sequence ATGACCGCACGCATCCTCGACGGCAAACGCATCGCGCAGGAACTGATGGATCGCATCGGGCAGCGCGTGGCCGAGCGTCAGGCCAAGGGCCTGGATGTGCCCGGCCTGGCCGTCGTGCTGGTGGGGGACGACGCCGCGTCGTCCGTCTACGTACGCAACAAACGCAAGGCCTGCCATCAGGTGGGCTTCCGTTCGTTCGACTTCGACCTGCCGTCCAGCACCACGCAGGACGAGCTGATCGCGTTGATCGACCGGCTCAATGCCGATCCGGCCGTGCACGGCATCCTCGTGCAGTCACCGCTGCCCGATCACATCGACGAGGACGCGCTGGTCGACCGCATCGACCCGGGCAAGGACGTGGATGGCTTCCAGGCCGTCAACGTGGGCCGCCTGGCGCTGCGCCGCTTTGGGCTGCGTCCGTGCACGCCACGTGGCGTGATGACGCTGCTCGGCCATACGGATCGCCCGGTGCGCGGCCAGCATGCCGTGGTCGTCGGTGTGTCCAACCATGTGGGGCGTCCGCTGGCGTTGGAGCTGCTGATCGCCGGCTGCACCACCACCTGCTGCCACAAATTCACCCGCGACCTGGAGAGCTTCGTGCGCCAGGCCGACATCGTGATCGTCGCGGTAGGCAAGCCGGGGCTGGTCAAGGGTGAGTGGATCAAGCCGGGCGCCGTGGTGATCGACGTGGGCATCAATCGCCTGGAGGACGGCCGTCTGGTGGGCGACGTCGATTTCGCCCCCGCCGCCGAGCGCGCCAGCTGGATCACCCCGGTGCCCGGTGGCGTCGGCCCGATGACCGTGGCAACGCTGCTGGAAAACACGCTGGAAGCGGCCGAGGCGCGGGACGTGGCGCATCACGGTTGA
- the guaB gene encoding IMP dehydrogenase, with product MRILAEALTYDDVYLVPAHSAVLPRDVDTSTRLTRNLRLNIPIVSAAMDTVTEARLAITMAQQGGIGIIHKNMTAEQQAAEVRLVKKFEAGVIRSPITVAPHTSIGDVLRLTRSHNISGVPVVEGEQLVGIVTSRDLRFERKHEDPVRNIMTRQEKLVTVREGASQDEVLQLLHKHRIEKVLVVNDDYQLRGLITVKDIQKARDNPNAAKDRLERLLVGAAVGVGGDTEARVEALVDAGVDVLVVDTAHGHSQGVIERAAWVKKNYPQVQVIAGNIVTGEAARALLDAGVDAVKVGVGPGSICTTRVVAGVGVPQITAIDLVATALKDEIPLIADGGIRYSGDIPKALAAGASTVMLGSMFAGTEESPGDVELFQGRSYKSYRGMGSLGAMALGSKDRYFQDEADADKLVPEGIEGRVPYRGPLRNIIHQLIGGLRASMGYLGAATVEDVRQKAQFVKVTSAGVTEAHPHDIQITKEAPNYRLNS from the coding sequence ATGCGTATCCTCGCCGAGGCTCTCACCTACGACGACGTTTACCTCGTTCCGGCCCATTCGGCCGTTCTGCCACGTGACGTAGACACTTCCACGCGGCTCACCCGAAACCTGCGCCTGAACATCCCCATCGTGTCCGCCGCCATGGACACGGTGACCGAAGCCCGCCTCGCCATCACCATGGCCCAGCAGGGCGGCATCGGCATCATCCACAAGAACATGACCGCCGAGCAGCAGGCCGCCGAAGTGCGCCTGGTGAAGAAGTTCGAAGCCGGCGTCATCCGCAGCCCCATTACGGTTGCCCCGCATACGTCCATTGGCGACGTGCTGCGCCTGACCCGTTCGCACAACATCTCCGGCGTGCCGGTGGTGGAAGGCGAGCAGCTGGTCGGCATCGTCACCAGCCGCGACCTGCGTTTCGAGCGCAAGCACGAAGACCCCGTGCGCAACATCATGACCCGCCAGGAGAAGCTGGTGACGGTGCGTGAAGGCGCCAGCCAGGACGAAGTGCTGCAGCTGCTGCACAAGCACCGCATCGAGAAAGTGCTGGTGGTCAACGACGACTACCAGCTGCGTGGCCTGATCACCGTCAAGGACATCCAGAAGGCCCGCGACAACCCGAACGCTGCCAAGGATCGCCTCGAGCGCCTGCTGGTCGGCGCCGCGGTGGGCGTGGGTGGCGACACCGAGGCACGTGTGGAAGCGCTGGTGGATGCCGGTGTGGACGTGCTGGTGGTCGATACCGCCCACGGCCATTCGCAGGGCGTGATCGAGCGCGCGGCATGGGTGAAAAAGAACTACCCGCAGGTGCAGGTGATCGCCGGCAACATCGTCACCGGCGAAGCGGCGCGTGCGTTGCTCGATGCGGGCGTCGATGCAGTGAAGGTTGGTGTGGGCCCGGGCTCGATCTGCACCACGCGCGTGGTCGCTGGTGTGGGCGTGCCGCAGATCACCGCCATCGACCTGGTCGCTACGGCGCTGAAGGACGAAATCCCGCTGATCGCCGACGGCGGCATCCGCTACTCGGGCGATATCCCGAAGGCGCTGGCTGCCGGTGCGTCCACCGTGATGCTGGGCTCGATGTTCGCCGGCACCGAAGAATCGCCGGGCGATGTGGAGCTGTTCCAGGGCCGCTCCTATAAGAGCTACCGCGGCATGGGTTCGCTGGGCGCGATGGCGCTGGGCTCCAAGGACCGCTACTTCCAGGACGAGGCCGACGCCGACAAGCTGGTGCCGGAAGGCATCGAAGGTCGCGTGCCGTACCGTGGTCCGCTGCGTAACATCATCCACCAGCTGATCGGTGGCCTGCGTGCGTCCATGGGTTACCTCGGTGCTGCCACAGTCGAGGACGTGCGCCAGAAGGCGCAGTTCGTGAAGGTGACCAGCGCCGGCGTGACCGAAGCCCACCCGCACGACATCCAGATCACCAAGGAAGCGCCGAACTACCGGCTGAATTCCTGA
- the guaA gene encoding glutamine-hydrolyzing GMP synthase, producing the protein MTDIHSDKILILDFGAQYTQLIARRVREIGVYCEIWAWDHDPAEIAAFGAKGIILSGGPESTTLPGAPKAPQEVFDSGLPILGICYGMQTLAAQLGGATEAADAREFGHAEVDIVATSRLFAGLSDHDSHHRLDVWMSHGDHVAKAPPGFTITGTTDRIPVAVMENEDKRWYGVQFHPEVTHTKQGTSLLKRFVTEICGCQTLWTAAHIIEDQIARVREQVGNDHVLLGLSGGVDSSVVAALLHRAIGDQLTCVFVDTGLLRWQEGDQVMATMAEHMGVKVIRVNAAERYFSALEGVADPEAKRKIIGRLFVEIFDEESVKVTNAGHGQVKWLAQGTIYPDVIESAGSKTGKAHVIKSHHNVGGLPEHMKLKLIEPLRELFKDEVRRIGVELGLPREMVYRHPFPGPGLGVRILGEVKPEYAELLARADAIFIEELRAWDLYDKTSQAFAVFLPVKSVGVVGDARAYEWVIALRAVETIDFMTAHWAHLPYEFLGKVSNRIINELRGVSRVVYDISGKPPATIEWE; encoded by the coding sequence ATGACCGATATCCATAGCGACAAAATCCTCATCCTCGACTTCGGCGCGCAGTACACCCAGCTGATCGCCCGTCGCGTCCGCGAGATCGGCGTGTACTGCGAAATCTGGGCGTGGGACCACGACCCGGCAGAGATCGCCGCGTTCGGCGCCAAGGGCATCATCCTGTCCGGCGGCCCCGAGTCCACCACGCTGCCGGGCGCGCCCAAGGCGCCGCAGGAAGTGTTCGACTCCGGCCTGCCGATCCTCGGCATCTGCTACGGCATGCAGACGCTGGCTGCCCAGCTCGGTGGCGCCACCGAAGCGGCTGACGCGCGCGAGTTCGGTCATGCCGAAGTGGACATCGTGGCGACCAGCCGCCTGTTCGCCGGCCTGAGCGACCACGACAGCCATCATCGCCTGGATGTGTGGATGAGCCACGGCGACCACGTCGCCAAGGCACCGCCGGGCTTCACCATCACCGGCACCACGGATCGCATCCCGGTCGCCGTGATGGAAAACGAAGACAAGCGCTGGTACGGCGTGCAGTTCCACCCGGAAGTGACGCATACGAAGCAGGGCACCAGCCTGCTCAAGCGTTTCGTCACGGAAATCTGTGGCTGCCAGACGCTGTGGACCGCCGCGCACATCATCGAGGACCAGATCGCCCGCGTGCGCGAGCAGGTCGGCAATGACCACGTGCTGCTCGGCCTCTCTGGCGGTGTGGATTCGTCCGTGGTGGCTGCGCTGCTGCACCGGGCCATCGGTGACCAGCTGACCTGCGTGTTCGTCGACACCGGCCTGCTGCGCTGGCAGGAAGGCGACCAGGTGATGGCCACCATGGCCGAGCACATGGGTGTCAAGGTCATCCGCGTCAACGCCGCCGAGCGCTACTTCAGCGCGTTGGAAGGCGTGGCCGACCCGGAGGCCAAGCGCAAGATCATCGGCCGCCTGTTCGTGGAGATCTTCGACGAGGAATCGGTCAAGGTCACCAACGCCGGCCATGGCCAGGTGAAGTGGCTGGCGCAGGGCACCATCTACCCGGACGTGATCGAGTCCGCTGGCAGCAAGACCGGCAAGGCGCACGTGATCAAGAGCCACCACAACGTGGGCGGCCTGCCGGAGCACATGAAGCTCAAGCTGATCGAGCCGCTGCGCGAGCTGTTCAAGGACGAGGTGCGCCGCATCGGCGTGGAGCTCGGCCTGCCGCGTGAGATGGTCTACCGCCATCCGTTCCCGGGCCCCGGCCTGGGCGTGCGCATCCTGGGCGAAGTGAAGCCCGAGTACGCCGAACTGCTCGCCCGTGCCGACGCCATCTTCATCGAAGAGCTGCGCGCCTGGGACCTGTACGACAAGACCAGCCAGGCCTTCGCCGTGTTCCTGCCGGTGAAGTCGGTGGGCGTGGTGGGCGACGCCCGCGCCTACGAATGGGTGATCGCGCTGCGCGCGGTGGAAACCATCGACTTCATGACCGCGCACTGGGCGCACTTGCCGTACGAGTTTCTTGGCAAGGTTTCCAATCGCATTATCAATGAGTTGCGCGGTGTTTCTCGTGTCGTTTATGACATCAGTGGCAAGCCGCCCGCGACGATCGAGTGGGAGTGA
- a CDS encoding gamma-glutamylcyclotransferase family protein translates to MSSSGARHELLFSYGTLQLERVQLESFGRLLEGEEDAMPGFRRTMVEITDPEVLRKSGERFHPIVAPSGDPADEVAGKVFQVTAAELAAADLYEVADYKRVAVRLKSGKQAWVYIRA, encoded by the coding sequence ATGTCTTCTTCCGGTGCGCGCCACGAGCTACTGTTCTCCTACGGGACGCTGCAGCTCGAGCGCGTCCAGCTCGAGTCCTTCGGCCGGTTGCTGGAGGGCGAAGAGGACGCCATGCCGGGTTTCCGCCGGACGATGGTGGAGATCACCGACCCGGAGGTCCTGCGCAAGAGCGGCGAGCGCTTCCATCCGATCGTTGCGCCTAGCGGCGACCCGGCCGATGAAGTCGCGGGCAAGGTGTTCCAGGTGACCGCCGCCGAGCTTGCGGCGGCTGACCTGTACGAGGTCGCGGACTACAAGCGGGTCGCCGTGCGGCTCAAGTCCGGTAAACAGGCTTGGGTCTACATCCGGGCCTGA
- a CDS encoding SDR family NAD(P)-dependent oxidoreductase yields the protein MTSSAQQKRQTALIVGASRGLGLALAAEYLRRGWQVIATVRRAARTPLHDLQPSAGNRLEIEQLDIDMPAGIRALRQRLTGRSLDVLFVNAGISVEPDKTAARMDTDAFTRMMVTNALSPMRVIEALDALVAPDGVIAAMSSDLGSVGNNTDGGWEGYRASKAALNTLMRSYAARQPVPTRALLLIAPGWVRTDMGGADAPLEISDSIPRVVDVVTSRAGCGGLQYLDYLGAVVPW from the coding sequence ATGACATCCAGTGCGCAGCAAAAGCGGCAAACGGCGCTGATCGTGGGCGCTTCCCGCGGCCTTGGCCTTGCCCTCGCCGCCGAATACCTCAGGCGCGGCTGGCAAGTCATCGCCACCGTGCGCAGGGCGGCCCGCACGCCATTGCACGACCTTCAGCCGTCTGCCGGCAACCGGCTGGAGATCGAGCAGCTCGACATCGATATGCCGGCCGGCATCAGGGCGCTGCGCCAACGGCTGACAGGCCGCTCGCTTGACGTCCTGTTCGTCAACGCCGGCATCTCGGTCGAGCCGGACAAGACCGCCGCCCGGATGGATACAGATGCCTTCACGCGCATGATGGTGACCAACGCACTCAGCCCGATGCGCGTCATCGAGGCCCTCGATGCGCTAGTAGCACCTGACGGCGTGATCGCCGCCATGTCGTCCGACCTGGGCAGCGTGGGCAACAACACCGACGGCGGCTGGGAGGGCTATCGCGCCAGCAAGGCGGCGCTCAACACCTTGATGCGCAGCTACGCCGCACGCCAGCCCGTTCCCACCCGTGCGCTGCTGCTGATCGCGCCGGGCTGGGTCCGCACGGACATGGGGGGTGCGGATGCGCCACTGGAGATCAGCGACAGCATTCCCCGCGTGGTCGACGTGGTGACTTCCCGGGCCGGCTGCGGTGGCCTGCAATACCTCGACTACCTGGGCGCGGTCGTGCCGTGGTAA
- the tadA gene encoding tRNA adenosine(34) deaminase TadA, giving the protein MTNTLLPTPPLFSTEDEGYMRHALQLAAHARDAENEVPVGAVLVQGGEIIGLGWNRNITLNDPSAHAEIMALRAAGEKLSNYRMPGATLYVTLEPCAMCSMALVHARIGRVVYAATDPKTGAAGSVFDTLISDRHNHRVAVEGGLLADEASTMLREFFRARR; this is encoded by the coding sequence ATGACCAACACCCTTCTGCCCACGCCGCCCTTGTTCTCCACCGAAGACGAAGGCTACATGCGCCATGCCTTGCAGCTGGCCGCGCACGCGCGCGATGCGGAGAACGAAGTGCCGGTGGGTGCGGTGCTGGTGCAGGGCGGGGAAATCATCGGGCTCGGCTGGAACCGTAACATCACGCTGAATGATCCCAGTGCGCACGCGGAAATCATGGCGCTGCGCGCTGCGGGCGAGAAATTGTCCAACTACCGCATGCCGGGCGCCACGCTGTACGTGACGCTGGAGCCGTGCGCGATGTGTTCCATGGCGCTGGTGCACGCCCGCATCGGACGGGTGGTGTACGCGGCGACGGATCCGAAAACAGGGGCGGCCGGCAGCGTGTTCGATACGCTGATTTCCGATCGCCACAACCACCGCGTCGCCGTGGAAGGCGGCCTGCTGGCCGACGAGGCATCGACCATGCTGCGCGAATTCTTCCGCGCCCGGCGCTAG
- a CDS encoding CHAD domain-containing protein, with protein sequence MNARLQQRVTPSRVPVVSPRKRSESLSEFDRIRHTIDGYLAKAAESRKRLLEEPYDPKLLHAWRVSLRRVTATLKDVASVSDDDLHDVLGYLRACREATGQCRDIDILALETLPAFLDKAHGKPADAEGLRNILGKLQQQDHQQALAQLRRHSLATPLRAWRHWVHTLEPPTDGRIRDIAAATLEKRFGELKKRAGKLDGGQKRLHRLRSATKKLRYSIELYEHAFPKQATSQWLKCLADLQAHLGLAHDRMMARKLMGGVTDGKDAKVRLKAFRRWTKRTAFEASEKAMHSLAKLEQLSAWWRPPAH encoded by the coding sequence ATGAATGCCAGGTTGCAGCAACGCGTCACCCCATCGCGTGTGCCCGTGGTTTCGCCCCGAAAGCGGTCGGAGTCGCTTTCCGAGTTCGATCGCATCCGGCACACCATCGACGGCTATCTGGCGAAGGCGGCCGAATCACGCAAGCGCCTGCTGGAAGAACCCTACGACCCGAAACTGCTGCACGCATGGCGTGTCAGCCTGCGCCGCGTCACGGCCACGCTGAAAGACGTGGCCTCGGTGTCCGACGACGACCTGCACGACGTGCTTGGCTATCTGCGCGCCTGCCGCGAAGCCACCGGCCAATGCCGCGACATCGATATCCTCGCGCTGGAAACGCTGCCAGCCTTCCTCGACAAGGCGCACGGCAAGCCCGCTGACGCGGAAGGCCTGCGCAACATCCTCGGCAAACTGCAACAACAGGACCACCAGCAGGCGCTGGCGCAGCTCAGGAGGCACAGCCTGGCGACACCGTTGCGGGCGTGGCGGCACTGGGTTCACACGCTGGAGCCGCCCACCGACGGGCGCATCCGTGACATTGCTGCCGCCACCCTCGAGAAGCGTTTCGGCGAGCTGAAGAAGCGCGCCGGCAAGCTGGACGGTGGCCAGAAGCGCCTGCATCGCCTGCGCAGCGCCACCAAGAAGCTGCGTTACAGCATCGAGCTGTATGAGCATGCGTTCCCCAAGCAGGCCACCAGCCAGTGGCTGAAGTGCCTCGCCGACCTGCAGGCGCACCTGGGGTTGGCGCATGACCGCATGATGGCGCGCAAGCTGATGGGCGGGGTGACGGATGGCAAAGACGCCAAGGTGCGACTGAAGGCCTTTCGCCGCTGGACCAAGCGCACTGCCTTTGAGGCCTCTGAGAAGGCCATGCATTCACTCGCCAAGCTGGAACAGCTGAGCGCCTGGTGGCGCCCGCCCGCGCACTGA
- a CDS encoding NAD-dependent protein deacetylase, which produces MEIDRARLRDFIEAHPRLFVLTGAGCSTDSGIPDYRDTHGGWKRPQPVTYQAFMAEKATRQRYWARSLVGWRRFGRARPNATHHALARLEQHGRLTTLLTQNVDGLHQAAGHREVIDLHGRLNEVRCMGCTVRLPRDTFQQALVELNPAWALLDAGDAPDGDADLEGRDFSTFDVPPCPHCGGVLKPDVVFFGENVPRERVDAAVTSLNEADAMLVVGSSLMVFSGYRFAAAAARAGKPIAAVNMGKTRADPLLSLKIEQSCAEALAFVS; this is translated from the coding sequence ATCGAGATCGATCGCGCGCGCCTGCGTGATTTCATCGAGGCGCATCCGCGCCTGTTCGTGCTGACCGGCGCCGGTTGCAGCACGGATTCGGGCATTCCCGACTACCGCGACACCCACGGTGGCTGGAAGCGACCGCAGCCGGTGACGTATCAGGCCTTCATGGCTGAAAAAGCCACGCGCCAGCGCTATTGGGCACGCAGTCTGGTGGGCTGGCGCCGCTTCGGACGCGCCCGGCCCAACGCCACGCATCACGCGCTTGCGCGGCTGGAACAGCATGGGCGCCTGACGACGCTGCTTACGCAGAACGTCGACGGATTGCACCAGGCGGCGGGGCATCGCGAGGTCATCGATCTGCATGGCCGCCTGAACGAAGTACGCTGCATGGGCTGCACTGTGCGCCTGCCGCGCGACACGTTCCAGCAGGCATTGGTGGAGCTCAATCCCGCGTGGGCCTTGCTGGATGCCGGCGATGCACCGGATGGCGATGCGGACCTCGAAGGCCGCGATTTCTCAACCTTCGATGTACCGCCCTGCCCGCATTGCGGCGGTGTGCTGAAGCCCGACGTGGTGTTCTTTGGTGAAAACGTGCCGCGCGAACGCGTTGACGCTGCCGTCACATCGCTGAACGAAGCAGACGCCATGCTGGTGGTCGGCTCGTCGTTGATGGTGTTTTCCGGCTACCGCTTTGCCGCCGCCGCTGCGCGGGCGGGCAAACCGATTGCCGCGGTAAACATGGGGAAAACACGGGCCGACCCGCTGCTCAGCCTGAAGATCGAACAATCTTGCGCGGAGGCCCTCGCCTTCGTGTCATGA
- a CDS encoding HAD family hydrolase, with translation MNNVIELVGFDGDDTLWHSEGYYQSAHGEFERIIGEYVDLADVRVHDRLLATERRNIKLFGYGAKGMTLSMLESAIDITGQRISATDLHRIIELGKQVLAHPVELLPGIRAAVEAVAQHHRVVLITKGDLFHQEQKVASSGLADLFHRIEIVSEKDERTYRNVLDEFQLAPARFAMVGNSLRSDIAPVVEMGGWGVYMPYHVTWAHETDTDFVDRASRVIQVEGPTGIAGAIEELQGRAAA, from the coding sequence ATGAACAACGTGATTGAGTTGGTAGGTTTCGACGGCGACGACACGCTGTGGCATAGCGAAGGCTATTACCAGTCGGCGCACGGTGAGTTCGAGCGCATCATCGGCGAATACGTTGATCTGGCGGATGTACGCGTGCACGACCGGCTGCTCGCCACCGAGCGCCGCAACATCAAGCTGTTCGGCTACGGCGCCAAGGGCATGACCCTGTCGATGCTGGAGTCGGCCATCGACATCACCGGGCAGCGCATCAGCGCCACCGACCTGCATCGCATCATCGAACTGGGCAAGCAGGTGCTTGCGCACCCGGTGGAGCTGCTGCCGGGCATCCGCGCGGCCGTGGAAGCCGTGGCGCAACACCACCGCGTGGTGCTCATCACCAAGGGCGACCTGTTCCATCAGGAGCAGAAAGTCGCCAGCAGCGGACTGGCTGACCTTTTCCATCGCATCGAGATCGTTTCGGAGAAAGACGAGCGCACCTATCGCAACGTGCTGGACGAGTTCCAGCTCGCGCCTGCCCGCTTCGCCATGGTGGGCAATTCGCTGCGCTCCGACATCGCTCCCGTAGTGGAGATGGGTGGCTGGGGCGTGTACATGCCCTATCACGTCACCTGGGCGCACGAGACCGACACCGACTTCGTCGACCGTGCCTCCCGCGTGATCCAGGTGGAGGGCCCGACCGGCATCGCCGGTGCCATTGAGGAGTTGCAGGGCCGTGCTGCAGCCTGA